A part of Notolabrus celidotus isolate fNotCel1 chromosome 21, fNotCel1.pri, whole genome shotgun sequence genomic DNA contains:
- the adm2a gene encoding protein ADM2a: MRSFFPLTVYCISLVSLHRLLALPAEERPDADRLDLLDKLFNQIEDKTSASESQTPSVAPSQDPSDTPKWLPGFLKQKPASGARAPSPNLAWARPAESSQTERKVLRARRHTHAGSRNGHHHPHHAQLMRVGCVLGTCQVQNLSHRLYQLIGQSGREDSSPINPRSPHSYG; encoded by the exons ATGCGGTCCTTTTTCCCGCTGACTGTGTATTGCATCAGCCTGGTTTCTCTCCACCGGCTGCTGGCTTTGCCTGCGGAGGAGCGTCCCGACGCGGACAG gcTGGACCTCCTCGACAAGCTCTTCAACCAGATAGAGGATAAAACCTCAGCGTCAGAAAGCCAGACGCCGTCCGTCGCCCCCTCCCAGGACCCCAGCGACACCCCAAAATGGCTGCCTGGTTTCCTTAAACAGAAACCAGCTTCAGGAGCGAGAGCACCCTCCCCAAACTTGGCATGGGCGAGACCTGCTGAGTCATCGCAGACCGAGCGTAAGGTGCTCAGGGCTCGTCGGCACACCCATGCGGGATCACGAAATGGTCACCACCACCCTCACCATGCCCAATTGATGAGAGTGGGATGCGTCCTGGGAACATGTCAGGTGCAGAATCTCAGCCACCGGCTCTATCAGCTCATTGGTCAGAGCGGCAGAGAAGACTCCTCCCCCATCAACCCCAGGAGCCCCCATAGTTACGGATGA